The following are encoded in a window of Anopheles stephensi strain Indian chromosome X, UCI_ANSTEP_V1.0, whole genome shotgun sequence genomic DNA:
- the LOC118502836 gene encoding BTB/POZ domain-containing protein KCTD9, translated as MEPNGVDSTTEATANNLPAAPSSATPAAERSSWVTLNVGGEIFTTTRLTLTNREPNSMIARMFAQDQLKPSDQDAHGAYLIDRNGYYFRPILDYLRHGRVVCDKHVNLQGVLEEARYYGLDGLVSLIQDIQQADVSLTRLDFIRTLVASSHTTELRFQGVHLAGINLSKMDLRNINFKYACLSHCNLSNANLSWCCLERAELRFANLEGAKLHSVMASCADLQGAILKGCDLTRCSLESANMKGATLEGSTMDGVSLRVANLKSANMRNCTLYDADMAGANLEACDLTGCNLEGANLRGANLKGAQLEKLITPVHMSQIDI; from the exons ATGGAACCGAACGGGGTCGATTCGACAACGGAGGCGACGGCCAACAACCTGCCAGCGGCACCATCGTCAGCCACACCAGCAGCGGAACGATCCAGCTGGGTTACGCTGAACGTGGGTGGGGAAATTTTCACCACCACCCGGTTAACTTTGACGAACCGCGAACCGAACAGCATGATCGCGCGGATGTTCGCCCAGGATCAGCTGAAACCATCGGACCAGGATGCGCACGGTGCGTATCTGATCGATCGGAACGGGTACTACTTCCGCCCGATATTGGACTATCTGCGGCACGGGCGTGTCGTGTGCGACAAGCACGTTAATTTGCAGGGCGTTCTGGAGGAGGCCCGATATTATGGGCTGGACGGGTTGGTGTCGCTGATCCAAGACATCCAGCAGGCGGATGTGTCGCTAACGCGTCTCGACTTTATACGCACGCTCGTCGCCTCGTCACACACGACCGAGCTCCGTTTCCAGGGCGTACACCTGGCCGGCATCAACCTGTCGAAGATGGATCTGCGCAACATCAACTTCAAGTACGCATGCCTCTCCCACTGCAACCTGTCGAACGCCAACCTGAGCTGGTGCTGTCTCGAGCGGGCGGAACTGCGGTTCGCCAACCTGGAGGGTGCCAAACTACACTCGGTGATGGCAAGCTGTGCGGATCTGCAGGGGGCGATCCTGAAGGGCTGCGATCTGACCAGGTGTAGTCTCGAAAGCGCTAACATGAAGGGTGCCACGCTGGAGGGTAGCACGATGGATGGCGTTAGTTTGCGTGTAGCCAATCTGAAGTCTGCCAACATGCGCAACTGTACGCTGTACGATGCGGATATGGCCGGGGCCAATCTTGAG GCCTGCGATCTTACCGGTTGCAATCTGGAGGGAGCAAACCTACGCGGTGCTAACCTGAAAGGTGCTCAGCTGGAAAAGCTAATAACACCCGTGCACATGTCGCAAATCGACATCTAA